A genomic stretch from Pontibacter liquoris includes:
- a CDS encoding T9SS type A sorting domain-containing protein has product MKPQPVVSVVASKTEICAGEEITLTASGADTYVWSGTGVAAGTTGSTLTVSPTATITYQVAGTTNTCQSVTQKVTITVTPALTQGTITSIREYCQNATPSALTATVSGGVSAKVYLWEQSTTGTDSWAPADGTNNTASYLPSTATAGTMYYRRTITSGSCTSVGEPVAVVVSPAITNNTILSGAQTICSGTPVALLDGATASGATDLTYLWEQSTTGTGSWVAADQVNNAEDYQPATQTVIATTTTYYRRKVVSGFCTNYSDVVSVKITAMPVATILEGSNTYFCSPGTAVLTAPSGTNYTYAWFKEEGDTDAPAGTDRSINVSIAGQYYVIVTQVTDGNSCSTTSAPITVEETIVGNNIINSQDQLVCYGATPVPLDGSEATSTLGTVSYQWQVSSNGTDFTNIASAAGGIGVDLMLGAHTADRWYRRIAKVGSCTNVSDETIKISVLPQIVNTLTTPNQTICLNSPIETITGNPASGGDGTYTYAWYQKTGNGNWEVAPAPNNGVSYDPQIAATAGTYAFRRDVISGTCAPVESNIVTVTVQPAIAGNTIAGTTDYCQGATATALTTNGTLSGGNSSSYTYVWQQSTTETGPWTNAAGTATGASYTPSTATGGTTYYRRLVSSGQCANGESNVLKVVVTPSVVNSISTTITAYCQNTAATTIGGAVSGGNGDGTYTYVWQESAAASGPWTTISTATGADYTPVTTTAGTRYYKRIVTSGNCANKESNVVAITVTPAIVNVISGTSSYCQNAVASAIGGAVSGGTGTYTYSWQVKSGVNGTWGPVSGNTATLVPATAQAGEFYYKRIVTSGACVGAESNEFKVTVVPSIVNTLAGAATYSYCQNAVASAITGTVSGGDGTYTYLWEKSATGTGSWTAASGTNNQPNYTPATTTVGTTYYRRTVTSGVCATPVSSQVITVTVNPNPTVTVTSPAVCAGNSTTITATVSSGTAPYTYIWTVPAGVTNPGNVASFSASIAGTYSVVVKDSKSCSSASGSTNFTVNPLPTMSFTGITDGQVVYSGDGNYALTGSPAGGTFSGPGVTGTTFNTCAAGAAGTKTITYTYTNASGCKNTVSKTVTLKKSVYKVIVVANPFPFCQGENVTYTAKVYRDAEVIYPYLANDKGQPVDKAGNLIPTGAGSFPIANDQYPFPAGTPDIIKAQAYRYYQPIVKEGTGVLLDPSLFTYQWTKNEKVDRKNGAPVTDDAGLSSQDYYGVKVSSKSGALCDAVLDNQMSYRMYSADVPDYTVTLAASPNPICISGSITFTATLAASFPYWSIANVRLEWVLKRGSTLYSLGTVPYSGSNTLQLTTDAAAAGGYVNGDQVYVNIYSDIDAYVANTKCAGKAQSTPVTIVVDQPATLTADLSTTSQAKCEGDNVTYTASATGTGISFAWYRKNADGSSTLLSGSKYSITNTTATSGTTSTLAITGLAVSDAGSYYVTVSNSTTSVCQASVTSAISPLVVNPYPLAFTAQSGSYCPQTSTGTPIVLSDSETGVNYQLVRLPAENVKTMAGTGDALNFGLWPEGSYKIVASNGSSCLREMPVPDVVKQPVLQFFAEIKVTPTPLKIGDPATFTANATNGGTALTYQWYKYDNTANNFVKLANETAQTYTIAKVEDELVQVKVEVTADGTTCVQNNVFAAESGQLTPLPVEIIYLRASKQANDVLLEWATAQEKDNTGFEVQVSEDGKVYRKLTFIPTRNGNAAVKQVYEFRDRENGKHGTRYYRLKQVDVNGTFEFFGPKVVTFDAVADNIKVYPNPFSSEITLDIAAVQDGELLITVHNAVGKQLLQRKVHVKQGLTSEKLQLGDGLPQGVYFITTQLDGHLAHFKLLRE; this is encoded by the coding sequence GTGAAGCCACAGCCTGTGGTTAGTGTTGTTGCCAGCAAAACCGAAATCTGCGCAGGTGAAGAAATAACGCTCACGGCGAGCGGCGCGGACACGTACGTATGGTCTGGTACTGGAGTAGCGGCAGGAACTACGGGTTCAACCCTTACAGTTAGCCCAACTGCCACCATTACGTACCAGGTAGCCGGCACTACAAACACTTGTCAGTCTGTGACGCAAAAAGTTACGATTACAGTGACACCAGCACTCACGCAGGGGACTATTACAAGTATTAGAGAGTATTGCCAGAATGCAACGCCTTCGGCTTTAACGGCTACTGTTAGCGGCGGAGTATCAGCAAAGGTTTATTTGTGGGAGCAAAGCACAACCGGTACTGATTCGTGGGCTCCTGCCGACGGTACAAACAATACGGCTAGTTATTTGCCATCAACTGCTACTGCCGGCACCATGTACTACCGCCGAACCATTACATCAGGTAGCTGCACCAGCGTAGGCGAACCGGTAGCGGTGGTGGTATCACCGGCCATAACAAACAATACTATTCTTTCCGGTGCACAAACCATCTGTTCAGGTACCCCCGTTGCTTTACTGGATGGCGCCACAGCATCAGGAGCCACAGACCTGACATACTTATGGGAACAAAGCACAACGGGCACAGGTAGCTGGGTAGCGGCCGACCAGGTAAACAATGCCGAAGATTACCAGCCTGCCACCCAAACAGTAATTGCCACTACCACCACATACTACAGAAGAAAAGTAGTTTCGGGCTTTTGTACTAACTACAGCGATGTGGTGTCCGTTAAAATTACGGCGATGCCGGTGGCCACTATTCTGGAAGGTTCTAATACCTATTTCTGTTCGCCGGGTACTGCCGTACTAACAGCGCCGAGCGGGACAAATTATACGTATGCCTGGTTCAAAGAAGAAGGGGATACAGATGCCCCTGCAGGAACCGACAGAAGTATCAATGTAAGTATAGCCGGGCAGTATTATGTAATTGTAACACAGGTAACCGATGGCAACAGCTGTTCCACTACATCAGCGCCTATTACGGTTGAAGAAACGATCGTTGGCAATAACATTATCAACAGCCAGGATCAACTGGTTTGTTATGGTGCAACACCTGTTCCGCTCGATGGCAGTGAAGCAACATCAACCTTAGGAACAGTTTCTTACCAATGGCAGGTCAGCAGCAACGGCACTGATTTTACTAACATTGCAAGTGCTGCCGGAGGTATAGGAGTAGATCTTATGCTGGGAGCCCACACCGCAGACCGGTGGTACCGCAGAATAGCAAAAGTCGGCAGTTGTACGAATGTTAGTGACGAAACAATAAAAATTTCGGTGCTGCCGCAAATTGTTAATACCCTTACCACGCCAAACCAGACAATATGCCTTAATAGCCCGATCGAAACTATTACAGGTAACCCTGCATCCGGGGGTGATGGAACTTATACCTATGCCTGGTATCAGAAAACCGGAAATGGCAACTGGGAAGTTGCGCCTGCTCCTAACAATGGGGTAAGCTATGATCCGCAGATTGCAGCTACAGCAGGTACTTACGCCTTCAGAAGAGACGTGATTTCGGGAACCTGCGCACCGGTAGAAAGTAATATTGTAACGGTAACTGTTCAGCCAGCCATTGCAGGCAATACCATTGCCGGTACCACCGACTATTGCCAGGGCGCTACGGCAACAGCGTTAACCACCAACGGCACGTTATCAGGAGGTAACAGCAGCTCTTATACTTATGTATGGCAGCAGAGTACAACGGAAACAGGTCCGTGGACCAATGCCGCAGGTACGGCTACCGGTGCTTCTTACACGCCTTCCACTGCAACGGGTGGTACCACTTACTACAGACGACTGGTAAGCTCAGGCCAGTGCGCAAACGGCGAAAGCAACGTACTGAAGGTAGTCGTTACGCCTTCGGTAGTAAATAGCATTAGTACCACAATTACGGCCTATTGCCAGAATACTGCTGCTACAACTATTGGCGGAGCAGTTAGTGGTGGCAACGGCGATGGAACATATACTTACGTTTGGCAGGAAAGCGCTGCAGCCAGTGGGCCATGGACAACCATTAGCACAGCTACCGGGGCGGATTATACGCCTGTTACCACAACTGCCGGAACCAGGTACTACAAGCGCATCGTGACTTCCGGCAATTGCGCTAACAAGGAAAGCAATGTCGTTGCCATAACAGTTACGCCAGCAATTGTGAACGTTATTTCAGGTACATCCTCCTATTGCCAGAATGCTGTTGCTTCTGCAATAGGAGGAGCTGTGAGCGGTGGTACCGGCACTTATACTTACAGCTGGCAGGTAAAATCCGGCGTAAACGGTACCTGGGGCCCGGTGAGTGGAAATACGGCAACCCTGGTGCCAGCTACCGCGCAGGCAGGAGAATTTTATTACAAACGGATTGTTACCTCCGGGGCATGCGTTGGCGCAGAAAGCAATGAGTTTAAAGTTACCGTAGTACCAAGTATCGTGAATACCCTGGCAGGGGCTGCCACATACAGTTACTGCCAGAATGCGGTGGCTTCTGCTATTACTGGCACTGTAAGCGGAGGAGATGGCACGTATACTTACCTGTGGGAGAAAAGCGCTACCGGAACCGGCTCCTGGACGGCTGCTAGTGGAACAAACAACCAGCCTAATTATACACCTGCAACTACAACCGTCGGTACTACTTATTACAGACGCACTGTAACCTCAGGCGTATGTGCCACCCCGGTATCGAGCCAGGTAATTACCGTTACTGTTAATCCAAATCCAACCGTTACTGTTACCAGCCCGGCAGTATGCGCCGGTAACTCAACTACTATAACAGCCACAGTTTCCAGTGGAACTGCTCCTTATACCTATATTTGGACCGTGCCGGCTGGGGTAACAAACCCCGGCAATGTGGCAAGCTTTTCGGCAAGTATAGCTGGTACTTATAGCGTAGTGGTAAAAGATAGCAAATCCTGTAGCAGCGCGAGCGGGTCAACAAACTTTACCGTTAATCCGCTACCAACCATGTCGTTTACCGGTATAACCGACGGGCAGGTCGTCTATTCAGGAGATGGGAACTATGCCTTAACAGGCTCTCCGGCAGGAGGTACTTTCTCAGGCCCTGGCGTAACAGGCACTACCTTTAATACCTGCGCTGCAGGAGCAGCTGGTACTAAGACGATTACCTACACTTATACAAACGCAAGTGGCTGTAAAAATACCGTTTCGAAAACAGTAACCCTTAAAAAGTCTGTTTACAAGGTAATCGTCGTTGCAAATCCGTTTCCCTTCTGCCAGGGAGAAAATGTGACTTATACTGCAAAGGTATACCGCGATGCCGAAGTTATTTATCCTTACCTGGCCAATGATAAGGGCCAGCCGGTGGATAAAGCGGGTAATTTGATCCCGACAGGTGCTGGAAGTTTTCCGATTGCGAATGACCAGTATCCGTTCCCGGCCGGTACGCCGGACATCATAAAGGCGCAGGCTTACCGGTACTATCAGCCAATAGTAAAAGAAGGTACGGGCGTATTACTGGATCCAAGTCTATTTACTTACCAGTGGACGAAGAACGAAAAAGTAGATAGAAAGAATGGTGCGCCCGTAACGGATGATGCAGGCCTTTCCTCGCAGGATTACTATGGTGTAAAGGTAAGCTCTAAGAGCGGAGCACTTTGTGATGCTGTATTAGACAATCAGATGTCGTACAGGATGTATAGCGCCGACGTGCCTGATTATACCGTTACGCTAGCGGCCAGCCCGAACCCAATCTGTATAAGCGGTTCTATAACTTTTACGGCTACGCTTGCTGCATCATTTCCTTATTGGTCTATTGCCAATGTGCGCTTGGAATGGGTATTGAAAAGGGGTAGCACCTTATACTCTTTAGGAACTGTTCCTTATAGTGGTTCTAACACACTGCAACTAACAACAGATGCGGCAGCGGCAGGAGGCTATGTGAACGGGGATCAGGTCTATGTCAATATTTATTCGGATATAGATGCCTATGTTGCTAACACTAAGTGTGCCGGCAAAGCACAATCTACCCCAGTTACCATTGTCGTGGACCAGCCGGCCACACTCACAGCAGACTTAAGTACCACCTCACAAGCCAAGTGCGAAGGCGACAATGTGACCTATACTGCAAGTGCCACAGGCACCGGCATATCGTTTGCCTGGTACAGGAAAAACGCCGATGGCAGTTCCACGCTGCTTTCTGGCAGCAAGTATAGTATAACCAACACTACGGCAACCAGTGGAACAACAAGCACGCTGGCCATCACCGGCCTGGCCGTAAGCGATGCCGGCAGCTATTATGTGACGGTAAGCAATAGCACAACATCCGTTTGCCAGGCTTCGGTCACATCGGCAATTTCTCCGTTGGTTGTCAATCCCTACCCGCTTGCCTTCACGGCACAAAGTGGTAGCTACTGCCCGCAAACAAGTACAGGAACTCCTATTGTATTGTCTGATTCTGAAACAGGGGTTAATTACCAGCTTGTCCGGTTACCAGCTGAAAATGTGAAAACGATGGCAGGTACGGGCGATGCACTGAATTTTGGCTTATGGCCTGAAGGAAGCTACAAGATCGTGGCCTCTAACGGCTCCAGCTGCCTGCGCGAAATGCCAGTGCCGGATGTAGTAAAACAACCTGTTTTACAGTTCTTTGCCGAGATAAAAGTTACGCCGACTCCTTTGAAAATCGGAGACCCTGCCACCTTTACCGCAAACGCAACAAACGGGGGAACGGCTCTTACTTACCAGTGGTACAAGTATGATAATACTGCAAACAATTTTGTAAAGCTGGCAAATGAAACTGCTCAGACCTATACCATTGCGAAAGTGGAGGATGAATTAGTGCAGGTGAAGGTAGAAGTAACCGCCGACGGAACTACATGTGTTCAAAATAACGTGTTTGCCGCGGAATCAGGCCAGCTCACCCCGCTTCCGGTGGAGATAATTTACCTGCGGGCCAGCAAACAAGCAAACGACGTGTTGCTGGAGTGGGCTACGGCACAGGAAAAGGATAATACCGGCTTTGAAGTGCAGGTGTCGGAAGATGGCAAAGTATACCGTAAGCTCACATTCATCCCTACCCGAAACGGCAATGCGGCTGTGAAGCAGGTATACGAGTTCCGGGACAGGGAAAACGGCAAGCACGGCACCCGTTACTACCGCCTGAAACAAGTGGATGTAAATGGCACCTTTGAGTTCTTCGGACCAAAAGTGGTAACCTTCGATGCCGTGGCTGATAACATCAAAGTATACCCTAACCCATTCTCCAGCGAAATAACCCTGGATATAGCGGCTGTACAGGACGGAGAGCTGCTCATTACGGTACACAACGCCGTAGGCAAGCAGTTGCTGCAACGCAAGGTCCACGTGAAACAGGGCCTGACATCCGAGAAACTGCAGCTTGGAGATGGACTGCCACAGGGCGTATACTTTATCACAACACAGCTGGATGGCCATCTGGCCCACTTCAAGCTTTTAAGAGAGTAA
- a CDS encoding PorP/SprF family type IX secretion system membrane protein: protein MKQLLLGAFLFLMPCLAALAQQRPQYTQYVQNNYLTNPAVGGIETYTDLRLGYRTQWTGLEGAPTSFYATLHGSLGYNGNHSPKETKASHGGFSKQNSFKRSVPHHGFGMLAMMDKAGLLRTSTLNLSYSYHQPISRYLTLSSGISSGVSQFTFNSQNAVVYDPGDPYLSGTVQNALKADLGLGVWLYSPDFFAGFSGGQLLRNSSDVENGGAAGQPHMRQQPHYYGTAGIRLQPSRDLSLVPSVMIKMTESATPAIDFNLRALFSQRVWAGASYRHNDAMALMAGVNLSPLLDMSYSYDLTTSNLNQVSAGSHEVVIGFKLQNSQKVICPTWVW from the coding sequence ATGAAACAACTTTTACTGGGAGCATTCCTTTTTCTTATGCCCTGCCTGGCTGCGCTGGCTCAACAACGGCCGCAGTATACGCAGTATGTGCAGAATAATTACCTGACGAACCCTGCAGTAGGTGGCATTGAAACATACACCGACCTGCGCCTGGGCTACCGTACCCAGTGGACGGGACTGGAAGGTGCCCCCACCAGCTTTTATGCCACCCTTCATGGCTCGCTGGGCTATAACGGAAATCATTCTCCCAAAGAAACAAAAGCAAGCCACGGTGGCTTTTCCAAGCAGAACAGCTTCAAGCGCTCAGTGCCACACCATGGCTTTGGCATGCTGGCCATGATGGACAAAGCCGGCCTTTTACGCACCTCTACCCTAAACCTGAGTTATTCCTACCACCAGCCTATCAGCCGCTATCTCACCCTGTCGAGTGGCATCTCCAGCGGTGTTTCCCAGTTCACTTTCAATTCGCAAAATGCGGTGGTTTATGACCCGGGCGATCCGTACCTGTCGGGTACCGTTCAAAATGCGTTGAAAGCCGATTTAGGCTTGGGTGTATGGCTCTACAGCCCGGATTTCTTTGCAGGCTTTTCGGGTGGGCAATTGTTGCGCAACAGCAGTGATGTGGAGAACGGCGGCGCTGCCGGACAGCCCCACATGCGCCAGCAACCCCACTATTATGGAACCGCCGGTATACGCCTGCAGCCGAGCCGCGACCTCTCGCTTGTCCCGTCCGTGATGATAAAGATGACAGAATCGGCAACTCCCGCGATTGATTTCAACCTCCGGGCTTTGTTTTCTCAGCGTGTGTGGGCTGGCGCATCCTACCGACATAATGATGCCATGGCCCTCATGGCAGGGGTTAACCTGAGCCCCCTGCTCGACATGAGCTATTCCTACGATCTGACAACCTCCAACCTCAACCAGGTGAGTGCCGGAAGCCATGAAGTGGTGATAGGTTTTAAGCTGCAAAACAGCCAGAAAGTCATCTGCCCTACCTGGGTCTGGTAA